A region of Dictyostelium discoideum AX4 chromosome 1 chromosome, whole genome shotgun sequence DNA encodes the following proteins:
- a CDS encoding hypothetical protein (pleckstrin homology (PH) domain-containing protein): MDAQIKNEIVELTKAMLETFTKEYIKAYTIQITKKAIKDAKAIPSPYLLEPRPRDHDKSDVFSGYLVKLGAIRKNWLKRHFVVRYDYSIDYFVDDKHTNKKGTINLCGYSVNDDPNKSGLDRILKIAEKMGVDTSSIPKPAQLPPFTIELYHYSRRCYYIQCANEEEFKEWIEIFKTCCRRSHGFKNKDPCHIAAFGIAVRNTRWSLGRWGWFGYGGNENQILSDIILDEIEYDILGRALSKLPNAPWFIRNYLRNKMMTVIEGMVSSAVAPAWTGLSKTVEELRPTIEPRIKNQVDPIAQAQTNIINKMRESMMSQIKPAMEEHVNKHLKKIIGEIRTPIENGFDESLKIWNEKTNAYNGNGSTESFSSYRSYPNSYWTMYPAKDKISPLYSIVEEYRPIFRDYSSYFICYDIKESINNMAYDGAYTLEKTVTQDQVDVASAKNQTHSKYQHDVILGTNMQLKFVVREMVKPTLCKIINPLTKPLLNTLSSSIPSAIGDFIDINELYNQLVDDILNDSTQVVIDELN; this comes from the exons ATGGATgcacaaattaaaaatgagaTAGTTGAGTTAACCAAAGCAATGTTGGAAACTTTTACAAAAGAATATATTAAAGCATACACAATCCAAATAACCAAGAAAGCAATCAAAGATGCCAAAGCAATACCATCTCCATATTTATTAGAACCAAGAcca agagACCATGATAAATCTGATGTTTTTAGTGGCTATTTGGTAAAATTAGGAGCAATTAGAAAGAATTGGTTAAAA agACACTTTGTAGTTAGATATGACTATTCAATTGACTACTTTGTTGATGATAAA catacaaataaaaaaggtacaattaatttatgtGGTTATTCAGTAAATGATGATCCAAATAAATCAGGATTAGATAGAATTTTAAAGATAGCAGAAAAGATGGGAGTTGATACAAGTTCAATACCAAAGCCAGCACAATTACCACCATTTACAATTGAATTATATCATTATTCACGTCGTTGTTATTATATTCAATGTGCTAATGAAGAAGAGTTTAAAGAATGGATtgaaattttcaaaacaTGTTGCAGAAGATCCCAtggttttaaaaacaaagatCCATGTCATATCGCTGCATTTGGTATTGCAGTTCGTAATACACGTTGGTCATTAGGTCGTTGGGGTTGGTTTGGATACGGTGGTAATGAGAATCAAATCCTTTCCGATATAATTTTAGATGAGATTGAGTATGATATTTTGGGTAGAGCATTATCTAAACTTCCAAATGCACCATGGTTCATTCGTAACTATCttagaaataaaatgatGACAGTGATCGAAGGCATGGTCAGCAGTGCCGTCGCACCCGCCTGGACAGGTCTAAGTAAAACCGTGGAAGAACTTCGTCCAACCATTGAGCCAAGAATCAAGAATCAAGTAGACCCAATCGCTCAAGCCCAAACCAATATCATCAACAAGATGAGAGAGTCAATGATGTCACAGATTAAGCCAGCAATGGAGGAGCATGTTAATAAACACCTCAAGAAAATCATTGGTGAAATTAGAACTCCAATTGAGAATGGGTTTGATGAATCTCTCAAAATTTGGAATGAGAAAACAAATGCATACAATGGCAATGGCTCAACCGAGTCTTTCTCCTCCTATAGAAGTTATCCAAACTCCTATTGGACTATGTACCCTGCCAAAGATAAAATCTCACCATTGTATAGTATTGTGGAGGAGTATAGACCAATCTTTAGAGACTATTCCTCCTACTTTATCTGTTACGATATTAAAGaatctattaataatatgGCCTATGATGGTGCTTACACTCTTGAGAAAACTGTTACTCAAGATCAAGTAGATGTGGCTTCTGCTAAAAATCAAACTCATTCAAAATATCAACATGATGTCATTTTAGGCACAAATATGCAATTGAAATTTGTTGTACGTGAAATGGTTAAACCAACTctttgtaaaattattaatccATTAACTAAACCACTCTTAAATACTTTATCCTCTTCAATTCCTTCTGCTATTGGTGATTTCATtgatattaatgaattatataatcaattagttgatgatattttaaatgattcaacTCAAGTTGTAATTGAcgaattaaattaa
- a CDS encoding initiation factor eIF-4 gamma middle domain-containing protein, whose amino-acid sequence MSNEDGEIISHQYQRGRDSEYDSRRERDYKDSYDNKSKDRERSKSRSRSRDRDRNRYDRDRERDLEKERERDRDHDRNRDRDRDRDRNRDRDRDHDRNRDRDRNRDRDHDRDRDREREKDRERDRDRDRYGNKERDRDRDRERDRDRERDREREREKERERERERDRDRYGDRSTSRDRKDTPTKTENDQDNDNTNKEDKDKNKDIESNNTRDDRSTSRDDSKRKSTSGSSSSRRRGSRKKYSSSEDDTSSSDDDDSSSEDSSSSSEDDRKKKRKERRRKSSKRSRSPQKSKEEKEETSSNNNNKKEQSEKSIKIEEKVLDAISKDRAGGVYIPPFKLAMMQKQIQDKSSPEYQRMEWDALRKSINGLINKVSYSNVKNIAVELFGENIIRGRGLLCQSIMVAQQVSLPFTNVYGALIAIINTKIPDIGELLLKRLIDQFKKSFRRNDKPICIASTRFVAHLVNQQVSGILVPLEILTLLLDKPTDDSVEVAVNFFLECGQTLQELSSQTFNSIFARFKAILHEGEIEKRTQYQIEELFKQVRLNFPQHPALIPSMDVVEIEDQITHDTLSIEENYNTETFLNFFKVDDKFLENQEQYKQVKRSILGDSSSEEEDEDEDGNKNNVDSSSDDDSDDDDDDDDDDNYKPPITAGKVINTTVIEDKTDTNLINLRKTIYLAIMSSKDFEECAHKLLKLKIQGHEDEICNMLIQCCSQERTYLPFYGNLSQRFCMINKIYRDLFDRCFAEQYAVIHRLETNRFRNIAKMYAHLFFTDALPWTTLQYVHINENETNSASRIFIKILFQEMAEFLGIQKLNERLQDPSLQESFTGIFPKDNQKNTRYAINFFTSISLGALTHDLREFLKNAPKVSVIEKKKQDSSSDDSSSDDSSDDSSDDSSDDSSDSSDSSSSDDSSSEDERRRKKRRK is encoded by the coding sequence atgtcaAATGAAGATGGTGAAATTATAAGCCACCAATATCAAAGAGGCAGGGATTCTGAATATGATAGTAGAAGAGAAAGAGATTATAAAGATTCatatgataataaatcaaaagacAGAGAAAGAAGTAAAAGTAGAAGTAGAAGTAGGGATAGAGATAGAAATAGATACGATAGAGATAGAGAAAgagatttagaaaaagaaagagaaagagatagAGACCATGACAGAAatagagatagagatagagaCCGTGACAGAAatagagatagagatagagaCCACGACAGAAatagagatagagatagaAATAGAGACCGTGACCATGACCGTGATAGAGATAgggaaagagaaaaagacAGAGAAagagatagagatagagatagaTACGGTAACAAAGAAAGAGATAGGGATAGGGATAGAGAAagagatagagatagagaaagggatagagaaagagaaagagaaaaagaaagagaaagagaaagagaaagagatagAGATAGATATGGTGATAGATCAACCTCAAGAGATAGAAAAGATACTCCAACAAAAACTGAAAATGATcaagataatgataatacaaataaagaagataaagataaaaataaagatattgaatCAAACAATACAAGAGATGACCGTTCAACCTCTAGAGACGATAGTAAAAGAAAATCTactagtggtagtagtagtagtagaagAAGAGGTAGTAGAAAGAAATACTCAAGTAGTGAAGATGACACAAGTAGCagcgatgatgatgattcaagTAGTGAGGATAGCTCAAGTAGTAGTGAAGATGatagaaaaaagaaaagaaaagaaagaagaagaaaaagtaGTAAAAGATCAAGATCACCACAAAAgtcaaaagaagaaaaagaagaaactagtagtaataataataataaaaaagaacaaagtgaaaaatcaataaaaattgaaGAGAAAGTTTTGGATGCAATTAGTAAGGATAGGGCAGGTGGGGTTTATATACCACCATTTAAGTTGGCAATGATgcaaaaacaaattcaagaTAAATCATCACCAGAGTATCAAAGAATGGAATGGGATGCATTGAGAAAATCAATCAATGGTTTAATCAATAAGGTTAGTTATTCCAATGTGAAGAATATAGCGGTGGAGTTATTTGGTGAGAATATAATCCGTGGTAGGGGATTGTTGTGTCAGTCGATTATGGTGGCACAGCAAGTATCACTACCATTCACCAATGTCTATGGTGCATTGATTGCAATCATCAATACCAAGATACCCGACATTGGTGAACTGCTACTCAAGAGATTGATAGACCAATTCAAGAAATCATTCAGAAGAAACGATAAACCAATTTGCATCGCAAGCACGAGGTTCGTCGCCCACTTGGTGAATCAACAGGTGTCTGGCATACTGGTGCCATTGGAGATACTAACATTACTATTGGATAAGCCAACCGACGATTCAGTGGAGGTTGCagttaatttctttttagaGTGTGGTCAGACTTTACAAGAATTGTCCTCTCAAACATTTAATAGTATTTTCGCACGTTTTAAAGCTATCCTCCATGAAGGTGAAATCGAAAAGAGAACTCAATATCAAATTGAAGAATTATTCAAACAAGTTAGATTAAATTTCCCACAACATCCTGCACTAATCCCATCAATGGATGTAGTTGAAATTGAAGATCAAATCACTCATGACACCTTATCAATTGAAGAGAATTATAATActgaaacttttttaaacttttttaaagttgatgataaatttttagaaaatcaaGAACAATATAAACAAGTTAAAAGATCAATTTTAGGTGATTCTTCAtctgaagaagaagatgaagatgaagatggtaataaaaataatgtagATAGCTcaagtgatgatgattcagatgatgatgatgatgatgatgatgatgataattataAACCACCAATTACAGCTGGTAAAGTTATAAATACAACAGTAATTGAAGATAAAACTgatacaaatttaattaatcttAGAAAGACAATTTATTTAGCAATTATGTCAAGTAAGGATTTTGAAGAGTGTGCAcataaattattgaaattaaagattcaaGGTCATGAAGATGAAATTTGTAATATGCTAATTCAATGTTGTAGTCAAGAGAGAACCTATTTACCATTCTATGGTAATTTATCACAACGTTTCTGTATGATCAATAAGATCTATCGTGACTTGTTTGATCGTTGTTTTGCTGAACAATACGCTGTCATTCATAGATTGGAGACTAACAGATTTAGAAATATTGCAAAGATGTATGCTCATCTATTCTTTACCGATGCTTTACCTTGGACAACGTTACAGTATGTTCATatcaatgaaaatgaaactaATAGTGCAAGTCGtatctttataaaaataCTCTTTCAAGAGATGGCAGAGTTTTTAGgtattcaaaaattaaatgaacgTTTACAAGATCCTTCACTTCAAGAATCTTTCACTGGTATATTTCCAAAAGATAATCAAAAGAATACAAGATATGCTATCAACTTCTTTACTTCAATTAGTTTAGGTGCTTTAACTCATGATTTAAGAGAATTCTTAAAAAATGCTCCAAAAGTTTCTGtaattgaaaagaaaaaacaagATTCAAGTAGTGATGATAGTAGTAGTGATGATAGTAGTGATGATAGTAGTGATGACAGTAGTGATGACAGTAGTGATAGTAgtgatagtagtagtagtgatgATAGTAGTAGTGAAGAtgaaagaagaagaaaaaagagaagaaagtaa
- a CDS encoding patatin family protein, with protein MDWIKSYFNYYFKREVVVKNSNGDSSKIEDYVVDQFTILNNNVEDGNNNNILNSNDDGGGIKIIVSFDGGGMRGIVSILLLKEIQNILGFDIGVNCDIVCGTSTGGIVTYAKLFSVDNDELLRLYCEFGKKIFPSSSMGIMYNVYEESTLCSTKELISTLETNFQGKIMSDRKGFVVTVAQDKISAEKSVKIFANYQNPSTNLHDDDSTSVVDIIRSTAGIPGLFHLYENDKYIYYDGGFQYNCNLPIALIEASSLYPNASKLLFISIGTGYGKNDSPNYYCSNDSTDDRVEEYLKQFQDQSSIGGIKLKSSQQASPTKLGGIYDLIKNLYNLYRNYVNMTDTYVVLQQFLKDHQLDDHIFTYRFDVQLEYDISLRDSSLQAEQEMQRSVYDYVNSNTSFKRSVSNIKKLIELNNNNNNKQL; from the coding sequence atggATTGgataaaaagttattttaattattattttaaaagagaAGTTGTAGTTAAAAATAGTAACGGAGATAGTAGTAAAATTGAAGATTATGTTGTAGATCAATTTAcgatattaaataataatgttgaagatggtaataataataatattttaaattcaaatgatgatggtggtggtataaAAATAATCGTTTCatttgatggtggtggtatgaGGGGTAttgtttcaatattattattaaaagaaattcaaaatatattGGGATTTGATATTGGAGTAAATTGTGATATTGTTTGTGGTACAAGTACTGGTGGTATAGTTACTTATGCAAAATTATTTAgtgttgataatgatgaactTTTAAGACTTTATTGCGAATTTGGTAAGAAAATATTCCCATCTTCATCAATGGGTATAATGTATAACGTTTATGAAGAGAGTACATTATGTAGTACCAAAGAGTTAATATCTACTTTAGAAACCAATTTCCAAGGTAAAATAATGTCTGATAGAAAAGGATTCGTTGTAACTGTTGCTCAAGATAAAATCAGTGCTGAAAAAAGTGTAAAGATTTTCGCAAATTATCAAAACCCTTCAACAAATTTACATGACGACGATAGCACATCAGTGGTGGATATCATTCGTTCCACAGCTGGAATTCCAGGTTTATTCCATCTctatgaaaatgataaatacaTCTATTACGATGGCGGATTCCAATACAATTGTAATTTACCAATTGCATTAATTGAAGCATCTTCACTATATCCAAATgcttcaaaattattattcatttcaattGGAACTGGTTATGGTAAAAATGATTCAcccaattattattgttcaAATGATTCAACTGATGATAGGGTTGAAGagtatttaaaacaatttcaagatcaatcatcaattggtggaattaaattaaaatcatctcAACAAGCTTCTCCAACAAAACTTGGTGGAATctatgatttaattaaaaatttatataatcttTATAGAAATTATGTCAATATGACAGATACTTATGTAGTTTtacaacaatttttaaaagatcatCAATTGGATGACCATATATTCACCTATCGTTTTGATGTACAATTAGAATATGATATTAGTCTACGTGATAGTTCATTACAAGCTGAACAAGAAATGCAAAGATCAGTTTATGATTATGTAAATTCAAATACTAGTTTTAAGAGATCtgtttcaaatattaaaaaattaattgaattaaataataataataataataaacaattgtaa
- a CDS encoding hypothetical protein (Similar to Dictyostelium discoideum (Slime mold). MkpA protein), with translation MNPLTTTTTTTTSHIVQPELPPQQQQQQTQPQMILQQQQQQPIINNNNINNIHHHIQAQQQAQQQSQQQVQQPQQQQQQQSSTSPFFNKLKRRMDTDDNDGYHFQSSKKFLSQNLANKIGFLSLSDNESTSATVSPSVSPPLNGLNNIINNNNNNHHHHHHHHNGVPQMDMNIGGTPPTSLTPTTTPTTTPTSTTTPISNPFCRSNINNNNNNNNNNNNNNNNNNNNNNNNNNNNNNNNSSVQFTTTTPTPTPTPTPTTTPIPTATTIFNDNNEINTDMTMKVENNNNNNNNNNNSSSIIGNNINNNCNNSSSALALVPINSINDNYFNDPLLSSCKSKSELLGSLTNKYNPNDHQSKEIDIKERLMNFSKLETIKPINLNTSTIPQSILKATSESNNNRSIILYSEPSEVLSGSLRKEIAEKRKQLIEKKGNSLYSLIDNNNNNNNNNNNNNNNNNNNNNNNNNNNNNNNNNNNNNNNNNSNNNNNITNNNNSMNNNNSMNNINSSNTSGNMNSINNNFFNKLRSIPESSNLAAATTTTPFSNIVPNFINNSNSNNNNINNNNNNNIIRPIDEEMKLDDSFESMKS, from the exons ATGAACCctttaacaacaacaacaacaacaacaacttcacaCATAGTTCAACCTGAATTACCAccacagcaacaacaacagcaaacTCAACCTCAAATGattttacaacaacaacaacaacaaccaattattaataataataatattaataatattcatcACCATATTCaagcacaacaacaagcacaacaacaatcacaacaacaagtgcaacaacctcaacaacagcaacaacaacaaagttcaacatcaccattttttaataaacttaAAAGGCGTATGGATactgatgataatgatggatatcattttcaatctAGTAAAAAGTTCCTTTCACAAAATTTAGCAAATAAAATTggatttttatcattaagtGATAATGAATCAACTTCTGCCACTGTTTCACCATCAGTTTCACCACCTTTAAATGgattaaataatatcattaataataataataataatcatcatcatcatcatcatcatcataatgGTGTTCCACAAATGGATATGAATATTGGTGGTACACCACCAACATCACTAACTCCCactacaacaccaacaacaactcctacttcaacaacaactccAATTTCAAATCCATTTTGTAGAAGTaacataaataataataataataataataataataataataataataataataataataataataataataataataataataataataataataataataatagtagtgttCAATTtacaactacaacaccaacaccaacaccaacaccaacaccaacaacaacaccaataccaacagcaacaacaatttttaatgataataatgaaataaatacaGATATGACAATGAAAGttgagaataataataataataataataataataataatagtagtagtattattggtaataatattaataataattgtaataatagcAGTAGTGCACTAGCTCTTGTTCCAATTAATAGTATAAATGATAACTATTTTAATGATCCACTATTGTCATCTTGTAAATCCAAATCAGAATTATTAGGAtctttaacaaataaatataatccAAATGATCATCAAAGTAAAGAAATCGATATAAAAGAGAGATTAATGAACTTTTCAAAGCTTGAAAcaataaaaccaataaatttaaatacttCAACCATTCctcaatcaattttaaaagcaACTTCTGAaag taataataatagatcaATAATACTTTATAGCGAACCCTCTGAAGTTTTATCAGGTTCTCTAAGAAAAGAAATTgcagaaaaaagaaaacaattaattgaaaaaaaaggaaaCTCATTATATTCATtgatagataataataataataataataataataataataataataataataataataataataataataataataataataataataataataataataataataataataataataataataataataatagtaataataataataacatcactaataataacaatagtatgaacaataacaatagtatGAACAATATCAATAGTAGTAATACTAGTGGTAATatgaattcaattaataataatttttttaataaattaagatCAATTCCTGAATCTTCAAATTTAGCAGCagctacaacaacaacaccctTTTCTAATATTGTaccaaattttataaataattctaatagcaacaataataacattaataataataacaacaataatattattcgACCAATCGATGAAGAAATGAAATTGGATGATAGCTTTGAGTCAATGAAATCTTaa
- the CBP2 gene encoding calcium-binding protein has translation MSATVHYKDIRKGMEKDLESLFKKYDSDRNGKITYIEIVETLRKAGKKNPERIADLLFRDDTDKNGELTIEEAKLRIVRMNDEKIEKVLNWDVEKFINDNDKDGDRKITRDEVLQRFTEQGAEDPELITDSIFRQMDLDRDGVITCDEIKEFNRKKKFSFLKSSAPKQ, from the exons ATGTCTGCCACAGTCCACTATAAAGATATTAGAAAGGGAATGGAGAAAGACCTTGAAagtttgtttaaaaaatatgattCAGACCGTAATGGTAAAATTACCTATATTGAAATAGTAGAAACATTGAGAAAAGCtggtaaaaaaaatccaGAGAGAATTg CTGATTTGCTTTTCCGTGATGATACTGATAAAAATGGTGAATTAACAATTGAAGAGGCCAAACTTAGAATTGTTAGAATGAACGATgagaaaattgaaaaagttttaaattgggatgttgaaaaatttattaatgataatgataaagatgGTGATAGAaaa aTTACCAGAGATGAAGTTCTTCAAAGATTCACTGAACAAGGTGCTGAGGATCCAGAACTTATTACTGATAGTATCTTCAGACAAATGGATCTTGACCGTGATGGTGTAATCACCTGTGATGAAATCAAAGAATTCAACAGAAAGAAGAAATTCAGTTTCCTTAAATCATCAGCaccaaaacaataa